Proteins co-encoded in one Candidatus Zixiibacteriota bacterium genomic window:
- a CDS encoding STAS domain-containing protein, whose protein sequence is MDTTMKEEGGIIILSLEGRLDLASGTALKEEIKSCFGQNKTSIHLNLKGVEFINSSGLGSLVSIMKESRLIKGRLTLSNLASYVQEIFDITQLSHIFEIFATEEEALNSYSTVSAS, encoded by the coding sequence ATGGATACTACTATGAAAGAAGAGGGTGGGATCATCATCCTGAGTCTTGAGGGGCGCCTTGACCTTGCCAGCGGAACTGCTCTGAAGGAAGAGATCAAGAGTTGCTTCGGACAGAACAAGACCTCGATTCACCTCAATCTCAAAGGGGTGGAGTTCATTAACAGTTCCGGATTGGGTTCGCTGGTTTCAATAATGAAAGAAAGTCGGCTTATTAAGGGGCGTCTGACCCTGTCTAATCTGGCCAGCTATGTCCAGGAGATTTTCGACATCACTCAGTTATCTCACATTTTCGAAATATTTGCTACTGAAGAAGAAGCCCTGAATTCCTACAGTACAGTTTCGGCCAGCTGA